In the genome of Lactuca sativa cultivar Salinas chromosome 3, Lsat_Salinas_v11, whole genome shotgun sequence, the window TTTTGCAACCATACATTTGTTTATTACATATTTTTTTGAACAATATGCATTTTATAATTGTCAGGTGGTTCAAACATGCTGCACAACCTTCCATCAAAGTACCATTCTTTGGAGCTGTTTCATATCTGACCTTGGCTGTTTTGCCTTTCTGCATAGTCTTTGCTGTTCTTTGGGCAGTGTATCGTGACTACAAGTTTGCATGGATCGGACAAGATATACTCGTAAGTCAACCACTTAACAATATATGTAAACAAATTGATCATTTTAgaatttaatgatatttttgtttttgttttttttttttcatcccCTCAGGGAATTGCGCTCATAGTTACAGTTCTTCAGATTGTTCATGTACCTAATCTCAAGGTAATCAAGAGTTGTTTTCTGTTGACATCATTTGTTGAAGGGTATTTTAGTGATTTGACGTATATGGAAACACCTCCTCTAAAAGTAGTGAAACTATGAATGATGACAATTTTTCGTGTTGTGGCTCAGGTTGGGACAGTGTTGCTAGGTTGTGCTTTCTTGTATGacattttctgggtttttatttCTAAGAAATTGTTCCATGAAAGTGTGATGATTGTGGTATGTATGTCAACCTTGCTTGTTCCTAATTCATAAGACTAATCGAGTAGTTTTAGTGATAAATTAATTTGgggtattgtttttttttttttaaaaaaaaaaaggtggCTCGTGGTGACAAAAGTGGGGAGGATGGCATCCCGATGCTGCTAAAGATACCACGCATGTTTGATCCATGGGGTGGATTTAGTATCATTGGTTTTGGTGACATTTTGTTACCCGGACTATTAATCGCATTTTCCCTCAGGTTTTCATGATTTctaattttttaataaatttgtaATTTATTCGGATACACACACTTACACTTACTTAATGCAGATATGATTGGCTAGCGAAAAAGCACATTCGAGCTGGATATTTCTTATGGGCAATGATTGCTTATGGATTAGGTATCATTTGATTTCTTATATAATAGAGAGCTTTCCTGCAAAACCATTGAATGGTTTAGATGTGAAGCATGTTCATGTTCTAATGGGAAGGAATTATACAACATGAACAGGTCTCCTTATAACTTATGTAGCACTCAATCTCATGGATGGTCATGGTCAACCAGCATTGCTATACATTGTTCCTTTTACTCTAGGTAATATTCGACTTTTAACTTGCCTTTATTTGGAATCTTATCATGTCTGGATAAATGAATGGTGCTTATTGCTTAAAATATATGAGAAAATGACGGACTGTTATATTTTGGGTAAATGATGGCAAATTCGTAAAAAAGTTGTGGGAAGCCTTTCATTTCCCTTATGTTGTTCTTTATCTATCAAGTAAAAGAGAAACAcccatatataatacatatagcTTATCGGATTAAGTTAAAAAGAAACAACACCTTACCTTATATAGTAGTATATATCTCTATGATGCAGGGACCTTTTTGTCCTTGGGAAAGAAGAGAGGGGATCTTGGAATTCTATGGTCAAGTGGTGAACCCGAAAGGGAATGTCCACATGTGCGACTCGGCCACTCTCACGCAGCAGATGAATAGAAGTGAACTATCTTAGCATCTTTGTTATGTAATTACAGTCTGTATGTCCTAATGTGTAACCGTTTGAAACCAACTGTCCATCTATGTTGTAAAAAAATGGCAATGGTGGAATATCATGGCTTGTTAAGTAGTACAAGTTCCCTAAAAACTCAATTGACTAAAATGGCAATGGTGGAATATCATGGCTTGTTAAGTAGTACAAGTCTATATTCATCATGGATGTGTGCGTCACCTCACTCAATTGACTAGGTGACAAAGTGTTTTTTTTAGAAAGGCACCCACTACTCTATTTCTAAATCTGCACATTTCGTCTGCAACGAGACTTGAACCTTCAATCTTTTTCTAAAAGTCTCGTATCCGTCAACTCCTTTCTCATACTGCTAGGTCAAATGGCATTTGGTAATTTGGCGGAAGGGTCAAGGATTTAATAATCGCACAAAGCCTTCCAACACAAACGTAATTTTATAGGGTAACTTGCAAGATTACTTCGTATATGGTCATTGATATTTGTCAACTATTGGGTATTTTTATAATTGACTTTTgcagttaaaaataaataaataagatgtgATTATAAGCCTTGCATTAAAATAGACCAAGTTTAATAATTTATAttataagacaaaattgcaaggaTGGTCTAGTAGTATGTTGAAAACTGTCATTTTTCATTTTAGAGTATCAATAATGGTCTAAAAGTTTGGTctattttgttttgatttttttatacaATGATGATTTTGCACTTTATATTTTTTTCCcagtttttttttattacagaataaaaaaaaggaaaaagaaaatatgctctctctctctctctctctctctctcttaacacCGGCCAAAGAAGGAAGAAATCGTCGGCTATCATCGATTTAGGCTGCCCCTCTGCCCTCCCTTTGAACCTCGTCAGTCAACGATGAGAGAGAGGAGTTTGAGGtatgaagttagggtttcttGGCGGCTAGGTTTTCAGATGGGGCGTTTTGCGACTGGAAATAGAGGGGGAGATACATGGGGTTGATTTTTCGGAGATGGGAGGGTCAAACAGTGGTTGAGAACGATGCTAGAAGGAGATGACAGCTGGTTCTTCCAATTGCTTTCTTCTTGATTGTTAAGTCTTTGAAGAGGCCGTTGCCATCGATCAAGGGGGTTATTAGAGCAGGTGGGTGTAAGGATGGGTGTTTGGTGGTGCTACACGACCCGAGGGAGGCGGGTAGGGGCTGCGAAGGTGGTGGTCGACAAcctccttttctttttctttggtcGACTTCTTCTCAACATCATCGTCACTGtgcttattcatcatcaaacctTAAAATGCTACCATCTCTACAATGAACCACCGTTCTCGTCGCCGACTTTCATCCATCTCCAACATCATTGTATCCCTTTCGCGGTCATTATCATCGTCAAGCACCATCGAAAAACCCCTCCATCTTCAACTTTAATGGCAGTTTTATGGTTCTTTAGATCTAAGAAGAGAGAGAACCATTATTAACAAGGAACCAATGAACCAAAACGATcagaaatcataatgatcaacgcCCAAGGAAATGAACGTACACTTCTACATTGGATGAACATACACCAGATTATAACATAAAACCCACATCTTTACCAAAAAATCcacctatttttttttttgttaatttttttaagtcacattttttatcgaaaaaaacctGACTATACCGTTCACAATTTTTCGTCCGCTTTCCATAGAGATCTatgttgatatataaaaacattttttttttcgaaaaaaaaccacttcgttttgttgtttttttttcaatatttaagttaacttttatcaaaaaaaaaaaaaaaactaattataccaaaaatctcaatttttttgtcttttattaataaatatcaTCATCCATTAAAAAAACTCGATAAGTTCATATTCACACAGTggatctaaactgtaaatatttcaagtttaacattcacaatgtaaatctgatttaatatttcaactctttgatcATTCACAAATTAAGTGAAATTTACACATAAATCGAAATATATTTCTATGtagtttaataatattttaacgtTTTGATTATTCGTAAATTAGCTTTGTAAAATCAACAAATGAATttattcacgttgtgaatttgaactgtatataatttagttttcagaattcacaatgtaaatctgacttactattattcacattgtgaatctgagcaaattcacaatgtgaatctgaacagattcacaatgtaaatctgaactgaaattttgattttttttaaacatcaaTCTGAATCTATATTTAAAGAGTaccaaaaatatatataagaattttgatatatttttttttcgataaaaaaatagatcttaacttttcaaaaaacaaagaaaatgaagtgagttttttttgaaaaaaaagttcattttttatatatcaaagaggacgaaaaatcatgaacaatgatatattcggtttttttcaaaaaaatagatCTGGttgtttcagcagtttgatgtgaGTCTTCTCCCGGTACTCGtgagtcgaaggcactaatgctaGCTCACTAAATTATGTATGTAGGATGTTATCTGtccttgtgactcttgcatgtttgtATGAGCCTGTGTGGTAGGATAGTTGTATATGTGACTACCAACCGGGTCTAACTGTTattattgtgttatgttgtttatatgtgtctgAGATTGCTGATAGTctcccagggttgctgataacccaccgGACGTGTTGTTAGCCCACTGGGACTGctgatagtctccagggttgctgataacccatcggACGTGTTGTTACAATTTTTGGTTTGCATGTTTCAagttttcttatattaaaggagGGGCACGACTCGATTGCATCTCATCAATGGGGGACTTGTGTACTTGATAACTTTTAATGACAATCTGATAAACATTTTAAGATCTTCTAGTTGTGATTTCAATAAATACTAAAGTTTTAAGAATGTGATTTAtgtatattattaaattaaagaaaATAGAATAACCACATCTCACCATAAGGGTAGTTTAGTCAATTAATCCACATTTAAAATAGGAAAATTGCGAATTTTAAGGGATAATAGATTCGAttaatttaaaaatccgattttagggatgataattattttaattcggacattctaacaaaatatgtttatcaatatattgaaaaataacaaatattcttgaaccataaaagaATAtacattctaatagaatatatGTATTTTGATTGAATAAACTTTTTGAAGAATACAAAAGTTTGGATACAAGTTAACTTGTTTCCTTACATTCTTAGAAAATAAAAAACTACATGTACTATTCTATGATAATGTTACACTCACGAATAGCAAACAAATATATAGATTATTCTACAAGAATATACTATTACATATAGTCTTATTATTATATTGTAGATTATTCTGCAAGAATATAATGTTAAATAATTCATTCTTTTTGGAAGATCAGTGACCATTGTTCATCTTCATCCCACACATTGTCATCCAACCTTCAGGCCCTTGATCATCATGTCCCCTTCACATATTCTATGAGAAGAACTGTCATGAAATCAAATTATGTAAGAAAAAAATTATGTGAGAATCCtattatatgataaataataaacaaactttaataattctgacagaatgtgtAACAACCCATTATCTTCTAGTCAAGAAAAGTCGAACTTGCTAAATAAAAATCAATTTGTTAATTGGTTAAATTGATTAGGTTTAAATGTAACTTAATATTTAGAAATTATTTTATTGTATAAATGTTTCAAGTAGTTGAGAATACAAGCACttagaccaaaaaccctaaatgaaTCCATGCGAACCGAAAAACTCAAAACCGAAAACTCCAATCGAAAACAGATAGATCGAAAATAGATTTTGGCCGAAAACCTTGCCTATATATGTGTATTCAGCCGCAAACATACTTCATTTCTCACtttccaaaccgtaaacaccttcatttttgctctcaagtatcatccgaaaatcttcaaatcttcaaccgaaaacaccaagaacaccaataacaatcttcaaatcttcaaacacACCGAAAACACCTAGCACACTGAAAACACTCAAGTTTGCACCGAAAACGCCCAAGCTTACACCGAAAACGCCTAGAATTCCTTCAAATAATTCCTAAGGCTTTTTGTAAGTATTTCTTACATTATTAagtgttgtctaacactttaaattattatttattatttaaattaatatcttaCTAATTTAAATGCGATATCgagtataattattattaggataCGACTACTCGCGCGGGTTCTAATCCGAGGATGATCACTACTACTTCGTATCCATTCGAGAACACACATtcaaggtaagttcatacccctacgttttcactaattttcaatgtttttagggtatatatatatatatatatatatatatatatatatatatatatatatatatatatatatatatatatatatataaatgtgatTCAACAGACTTAGGACTGATGTTTTCGCCttaattcctgttccttgtttggttgtgggcttagggtaaatTCACCTATCCGACTATCttttaattataattatatatgttttatatatgtgAGTATAAAAATTTAACCCACTTGTAACATGCTGAGAAAAAGGGGTATTATCATAAATATTTCAGTACCCATAGAACATACATACaaagtataataggtatagtttgggaaacaCTACACTATTCTACTAAGTTCAAGAACACTATACAGGAataactatataaaatataacaagtatagtttatggaacatacatacatactatttCACTATTTCAAGGATACTctactaaaataattatttaagtataattattttacattacaaGTACACTACTGCAACGTAATACATACATTTTCAAGTACAAGGGAAACACTATTACACtatacgtaaactagttaatacaagaTTGCGAGACACTACTTCATTGTACTCACTAGAGTGCAAGTTAAAGTCctataaattataaccagagtctcatagagggagagcatgaatttgtgtatcgatctatacgagactgacaatcccgcacctgaactgctagctacagttaggccgacaggcctggggtgacaaatgtcataacattccgacgcctgaagaacgtcatggaGGCCACTAGTcattttagcatggttataagaaaCTCACAATAGTATTAACTAAAAAATTGTTTACGAGGTTAACACTACTTCAaaggttttatttttataataaaactaCATTACGATACACTACATTACAGTTCAGCTGGTGGATTCCAGGCACATACAAACAAACAGTTTGCATACAAATACAATAAAGTACATTATTTTCTCAATACAATACACTATTTCCTTAATACATTATATCATATAGTTTTGGGAAACATTTATTGATATGGTCTTATTTGGTAATAAGACTACACTATGCTATTTCAGAGTTCAATAACAAacatacattttggtcttaaggttTAAGACTACATTTTCAATTataatagaaaatattggattttctgaaggaACACACTAACATTTTTAAAGAACAAGGACAAGCTTTCCACCacaaaaacatacttatgaactcacaaactttaATGTTAATACACTtttaaaatcacttgtattctcaaggaaccgTCAGACAGGTACATTACAAGTTTTTTAGAAGACGGAGCATTCATAGTGTTacatttatagtttttgttatacttttgatgtTATACAAACAATGTTGCGAACACGATGTAAACACTATATTatcaatgcaatggttgttgttactttgattactattatccaattgttgtgatactgtacatgacgtcctccgcctccgaacgtttccgccgtttcggtttgggggtgtgacagattggtatcagagcattatttatagtgaactaagtatatcaaaccattcaggatatacaactataaacacattggggCCAAAgcgctctaaactaaaagtaaacttttaaaatataagtattttataagaagtatacgaACATGCATACATACCAGAAACAATATCACAGTAAGAACAccataaaagtatttggatgagTTGGACACTACGGTCAAACctagatagttatgtaatcatatatgggataaatatagcctgatcaactatatttatttgagatacgaccaacatgtgtttgggagtaaacatggtgttgcaacgagtctaaaacttaccaaatctaTCTACAAGGGAAACTCTAGAACCAAACAAAAAGTTAAAACacaataggagtattttatggcaTTATAACATCATACAAAATTCGTTACAAGTATTGCTAATGTTTACAATTGAAATTTGCGATTGTTTTCTTATTTTAGTAAACCTCTATTGTAAATTGCTGATAGAACACTATAAAAGTCAGGTTATGATGCGTTTAGGACTAAGATATATCTTGTTCAATATCACCTGACTCATGAACACTACAGAGCTCTctcatggtggaacaaccatgtcaAGTCGTTGTCCCTCCCAGTGGCTAATGCCATGAGCTGGGAAGACTTAAAGGAACTTATGCTAGCAGAATACTGTCTGAGGGGCGAGGTGCAAAAGCTAGAGCAAGAGCTCTGGGGGCTGACGATGAAGGGCTCCGATATCCCTGCATACATTGCCAGATTCAGTGACCTGGCTACTCGGTGTCCCAGGATGGTCACCTTGGAAAGTAAGAAAGtggagagatatatctggggactatctcctcaGATCCAAGGGAACGTAATAGTGGAAAATCCACttacttttgacagtgccaagcatCTGGCACAGACACTCGTGGATCATGGGGTTCGTCAAGGCTTCATAACAGACATCCCTGAACAACTGAAGGAAAGAAGTACCAAAAAGAAATTCTAGAACAAAAGAAAGGGGCAATCATCTCAAGAGCCCTCAAAGAAACATCAaactgtggcagtccacgctgctactattCCTGCTACCGTTCTTACTGCTCAAGCACCTCCCAGTCGATACGTTGGGAATCTCCCGAAGTGTAGCAAATGTAATTTTCATCATCATGGACCCTGCCGGGAGATGCATTGCAATAACAACAACAGAAAGGGGCACATTGCCCGTTTATATAAGGCACCAACTCAACTTACCACCCAGACCTCCGACGCAGGAGTAAGCCAGACTTGTTATGGGTGTGGCGAAACAGGACACTACAAGAGGGATTTCCCGAAAGAAACAATTTACTGTCAGGAAGGAAAATATAACTCCAAGAATACATTCATTTCAAAAACCTCAAAATGACAATTTACTGTCACAAAATCAAATGAGGTTGTATGTGTTAAGAAAAAACAATTAATTATGCCAAAATATAGTGATGAATAATGTTTTCTTTGGTGATCATTGTTTACTTTCATCCCACACATCATCCAACCTTCAGGCTCTTGATCATCATGTTCCCTTCACACATTCTATGAAAATTACTGTAATGAAATCGAATAATGTAAGAATAAGATTTTGTGATAATGCTTTTATATGACAAATAGTAAAACAAACTTTAGTAATTATGAAAAAAATGCATAACACATGGTTAAATATAatacataggttacataaaatgaaaagtctctcatcttaataaaccattaactcataagttatgaaagatgaaaagttttgaaagttacaaaacttgccctcaagttttggaacatgtaaagtcactttaaaaactttagttccaacccctagaattttaaaagttaaaattcaacccttatactttataatattataagttaatatatatatatatatatatatatatatatatatatatatatatatatatatatatatatatatatatatatatatatatatataagaacaagtcgttttactgttagtaggccttattcacgaagccggtctataagggggtataaggttgttgcctataaaatgacagcttaatgggtgtccactctcacccaccgcttccttgactggtggagggtcgttagctgaacgggtaggacaatgactttaatcctcattaaaagtatgatggttataaagtaactaaatgttttataaattcccaatcttagttactttcggaaaatgtgaatatggtgctaacccatgaaattacactttgcactttgcttaagtcggtagtggagcgtgtgtggttaaccggcacactaacctggacttaacatgGTAGACAAAGGgaggcttaaggtttatcatagatcggtggagcacgtgtggttaaccgacacatcggttaggtgataaacattaagagtaccaagtaatttgcatggttaattcacaccttgttctgtgatcctcggcatcccagtcacaaaacctgaaggacacattcgagattaaaacatgccattgaaaagttcaatgaatctcaaagaatctaggagtttcaaaaccaattaaaacctaataatacatttcgtttttcatggtggaaattggtgagtcATCATtccacctaccttcaaatattttatagcttggattacgacatccctcttctaagttataaaatattgtgttgggtcctaggcttaatattgatgggttttgagcattctaacacttcctaagtgtacatgcaaccctaataaccttggatctatgtttgtctaattatcatgcaaagttgaattccaaggttatattcctatctagcatacatggggaacaattttaacttgaatcatagatagaataacttaccttgttgttgcttgtgttccttgaaaccttgtgagcctagcaccccaagtgtgatgcctcaaatgcttcacacaacaccaaatgctcttggaaagactcttgagataacacacacttctcaaaatcggccaagccctctagtttcttagtgttcaacttgtgtagccaattttgtggagaatgggactcttatatagtgttggcacatctagggttacaccatgtaaaccctaatgtgtcatgactcttcatttccatgacccatgggtttgtaactcccatggagcatccatggagcatcctatgggtagaacccaacttgataatccatggagccttttagcccactatacaagatatggatgatttacataaccaacccatatatttaattagttatcctttgatcacttaattaattccaaattaattctttgatcaactaattaaataatattattaatatattagaacttataatatattaataatctccaagtgttatttctctcatttagtctatccagttgcatggtgccatgcaacccaaatggaccatgccgagtcgggtcaagtacaagcccgaaatagttatggacttagacaccttatccaacagtctcccacttggataagtctaataactatatctctagtacttcaggaaccgaccggcaatcgtagctctttcaaggtctctcggaactgagaagatgatgatacgccatttaagataagtgatcatataatcctctgttctagatatcagccggacaaatacatggaacatgtcttgcttattgtccaacatttgtttcccgat includes:
- the LOC111920842 gene encoding signal peptide peptidase-like 2 isoform X2 — translated: MVTRGHCKFTTKANIAQAAGASAVLIINNQRELYKMVCEPDETDLDIHIPTVMLPQDAGVELERLLSNRSSISVQLYSPRRPVVDIAEVFLWLMAVGTILCASYWSAWSANEAAIEHDKLLEDFSEELSNTKLVGTSGIVEVNTKSAVLFVIVASCFLVLLYKLMSAWFIELLVVIFCIGGVEGLQTCIVALLSRWFKHAAQPSIKVPFFGAVSYLTLAVLPFCIVFAVLWAVYRDYKFAWIGQDILGIALIVTVLQIVHVPNLKVGTVLLGCAFLYDIFWVFISKKLFHESVMIVVARGDKSGEDGIPMLLKIPRMFDPWGGFSIIGFGDILLPGLLIAFSLRYDWLAKKHIRAGYFLWAMIAYGLGLLITYVALNLMDGHGQPALLYIVPFTLGTFLSLGKKRGDLGILWSSGEPERECPHVRLGHSHAADE